In the genome of Arachis hypogaea cultivar Tifrunner chromosome 9, arahy.Tifrunner.gnm2.J5K5, whole genome shotgun sequence, the window agtaaataataccttccaactaacaagattcaatcctcttccatcaacttgtcctttccaaagaaaatttcTCATCATAGACTACAATTTACGaatgattcctttgggaaaaatagagacctgcatctggtacgtgggaatagcggtggcaacagaattaaccaagcagagtctaccaacccgattgagtaaactccctttccagcttgctagcctactccgaaccttatccaggacaccattgaaagctgaacgagtcaccctagaatggctaagggtaactccaaaatacttgcccaagtcctggacaaatctgatagaggataccccagtgaaaatctctttccttgttgcagagacattcttagagcaaagcgctttagacttctccacattattcttcatcccagatgctttgcaaaaagtctctaaaaccaacatcacattttgcacttctctctttgtagctttacagaatagaagcaagtcatccgcaaacattaagtgggatattcttggtccccctctagaaatagcaaccggctcccacaagcccaaatcaacctgatgactaataaagcatgccaatcgctccatacacaacacaaaaagatagggtgacatagggtctccttgtctaagacctcgactaggagtaaagccattcagacgactcccattccaaagaatagataaagaagaagcactgacacaattcataatcaaattaagtgtaggaataggaaaaccaaaactcttaagggtatgagctaaaaacctccagtcaactctgtcataagccttctccagatcaatcttaaaggccagtgtgcctttttttgatttagtcttcttcataaagtggaggacttcttgagcaataatgatgttgtcaggagttcctcgtcccggaataaatcctccttgaagcgggccaacaatatccgcaagatgaggacgaagcctattaaTAAGGACCTTCatgatgatcttgtaaactacattgcagagactaatcggcctgaaatctttcatagataccggtgattcaacctttggaatgagaaccagtaaagtctccaacattctcggatcaagagtaacaccggagaatgcctgcttaaccatcttccaaacatcaagaccaatgatctcccaatattctttgaagaagaaagcttgaaatcCATCAGGACCCGGAACTTTAAAAGAGTTAATGTGAAAAACAGCTGTTctgacttcctccatagtaactggtgccgtaagattattgcaagcttcctcatttagagaaggaagaggcacatcaccaaggcaacccaaatcaacatcatccaaatgacagaataagcttttatagaaagactctgtttcttgactcagaacctctggatcagtttcccacactccatccttgagaaaaaggccatgaatcttattatgcttccttcgcgcaagagtttgaatatgaaagaatcttgtattcctatccccgaacctaacccactgctctctggacttttggaaccataggagctcttcttgcactacagtattattataatcatcaagcaactgttgctctttctgacgcaaataaatactatccaccacttccaaacgcttttgtaaataattaatctgctgctctaattcacatttcttaacaaaaatgttaccaaataccttcgagttaaactctagtgaattcttctgtacttccgaaagcttgccatgaatccctctattaccagaccaccatgactggttcacaatatccctatacccaggatgagtagcccaagcagcaacaaatcggaaaggtcgattccctttaggctgaggacgacctttacaacgcaccagaatagggcaatgatcagactgaagcctatttaaaacttctgcataagcctctggaaagatagataaccaactactatttatacagactcgatcaagcttttttgccacgtcaacataatttttcaccctccTATACCAAGAAAATTGCCTCCCaatagtcttcagatcaaacaaaccactatcccctaatgaagtagcaaacatgtctgctctttgatgagaaaattgacaacctttagattcatgagaaaatttgacttcattaaaatcaccaagaacaatccaaggtccttgaaaaaccatggattgtgcaacaagataatcccaaaggagaacccttttcttaaattgaggactgccataaataccgctacacctccaaattaaattatcaaagtgaacctcaacagtaacaccctgatcaaaagcatcaatgaacttacaacaaacacccttcatagaggatagaaaccaaatacctcccttatgcccctctgcttctactataccaacagagtgataccccaacctttcccaaaataattttaaatgctgaaaaggggagtgagtttcaaccacaataaagaaaacatgtctaaatttcctaacaagttccttacaatgcactcgggctaacttattagaagcacccctaatattccaaacaatcatatttaaactatccataaataatagggacataataaataagaacataaactctaaacagaattaccaacctcaataggtggtttgtcctGCGGTACTAGCACACTCTGATCCTTAATAATTGCCACCTTCGGACCTCCTGACACTGCACCTGCCATGCTTCCATCTACTAAAGTTTTCTCCGTTGTgccaccatttttatcaactggcgagttctgcaaggaggaaggccgaggacgcttccgtagagaaattccacgacgtgcaggagttctgcgcgatggagatggcgcaatttcatgtttttctcgcTTCCCCATCCTAATGCCAATTGATTTGCCTCCATCACCATGAAAATTGGGCCTTGGAACCCTTCTCGAACCAAACTTGTGCTGCTTTCCATCTTGGTCCTTCAAACCTGATGACTGGCCCATTGTGAATTTTCCCTTACACAGCACTTGTTGCCAGCCCTCTTcatcatccatgcatgcctcattaacatgaccatcaggcacgtgaggagccaatgattccataaccacatccttccctttaacaactcctaatttctcacACAAATTACAAGGATTCTCACCTAAATCACGAGCTTCTGATTCAGTATCTTTTTGAATCTCATGATTGTTGTGTGGCACTAGTGTCGGGGATTCATTATTTTTTCCATCACCAAAGGAATTTCCGTTTCCTTCCAAGGActccttctccatgcacaacgATTTATCATGCCCATATCGTGCACAAGTAGCACAAATCAACTGTAAACTCTCATACTCTACTTCATAAGTCACACCCTCCAATATAATATGTTTAATTACAGGCAACTCaagattaatttgaacacaagcTCGGGCATACTTTCCTCTTTCTGCAAGCTTAGTGGCCAAATCTACTTTCACCGGAATCCCTATTGCAGAAGTGATTCGCAGCATTGCTTGTtcctggtagcaccaaattggaagtcccgagactcgaatccataccagcgttgatccaaagaatttttcgcatggcctaaaatccacatcccatggctttactgcaacatagtgaccgtctatcaaccacgggccaccaagaatgactttctcacgatctgcagcaatatcaaatttaaccaaaaaatatcaaaaccccacatccaacaaatcaaaccctccTTTGATGCGCCATACTATCCGAAGCTTATGCATGAGAGCCGTGTAGCCATAATGCTTATCCAGCACCTTGATCACGATGGCTTCCTTATAAAGTTCAGCCAGACAGCTCTTTGCCTCCTTGGTAAGATTGACACTTGGTGGACGAAAATCACCCTGCTTACCTGTGACCGTCGCGATTCCATCCCTAGATAAAGACCCTACTAATGCAAAGGCCTTAGACTTTTCTGCACCAATAACTTTATCTCGAAAAGAGACATTGGATGACTTTTCTAACCCATCTCGAGAAGAACCCTCCTTAACACCGGATACACACCCACCCacgctctcccccttatctcttccgatGGCATGACCATCTTCCtcaccgtgtttcaccctcaacTGCTTGCTCCtgctctctccttctctcattctcctTGAGTACGGAGTACGTACTCTTTCTCTGCTAGAATTTatactactactattattattattattccgtACTATTTTTTGCCAGAATAAATAACGCTATAGCTTTTCCTTTATGGCTCACTTTCCCTACAATTTTTTCTTGTAccattctttaaaatattttgtgcAACCTTCAcaaatgtttcttttattgttaaaatgtgattattttactataaatttttgtgatttttgtaaatatcaaaaaataattttaaaaataacaaattttgagatcaaattttggttttattttttgtataaaatttttaaatagttaGCCATATATTCTCACAAAATTTTGGATAAATTATACAAGTGATTCGTAAATACATAAAGTTATTCACTacttaaaaaaattgagagtatttttattattaatagaataattttattatcaaatcacatgatattttgagtttaattttaatacacaatactattgtataatttcttttagatgaatatttaataaaaataataattattttttgtgatAAGACGTTATCTAATGAGATGCACTCGTATATTTTTTCCTGCATTGTAAAGTATCAGAAAGACAGAAACTGTTgaagaaatagagagaaaaaacaaaaagtagatGACGAGAGGGAATGAAGAATTCTATTGGTAACAGTTGATTTTTTACATTCAACAACAACCaaagatttttatatttatacacAATTTCTAAACTTGATGAGTTAGAGAGTTAGTTGCAACAAATGGCTAACAATAAGTTTCTACACTCTTTTAATCTCTAAGTCAGCttccatatttttttaaatgcacTTACGTCAACCCTATTACTTTTTGGGTTTAATTTTGATAACGCTATGTAATTAGATGCACGTATAATTATTAGAGATATGCTACATATACAattctttttggcttacaagtcttacaagtcaaATAAAATACACACATTACATTTAATTAACGCATTACACACTTCCACATTTAAGAGTAAATAAAACGCACATTATTCAACAATTTCCTGTTTCCAAGGtgcgctactcaccatgcattatgaacgactcttcttcttcctccatgaaaacaattttcttgccaaatttgaagataatagaacttcagaaatacacctaaacgattacaaaaatacaccccaacaattacagaaatacacccaaaggattacagaaatacaccaggaattcacccaaaccattataaaaatacacccaaaggattacagaaatacaccaaaggattacaaaaatacatttaagaaatacacccaaaattcgttgaaatacaccttatgcatattttagaactctttctctttctcctccttatcttctgctgcttcttcttcaaaaacgatttcacaacttgatgtcaaaaaaatggaaatcgagaataacgacagagagaaaagcacgtaaatgaagaataAGAACAGAAATAGGAAGAAGAATGTGcagcaaaaagaagaagaaggagaaagagaaggtaagaaacgaaagaaaagaaagaaagagaaagcaagaaacgaaagaaaagaagaagaagaagaggaaaaggaagaagaacgtacagcaagaagaagaaggaggagaaagagaaggcaagaaatgaaagaaaagaagaagaagaagaggaagaggaagaagaaaaagaacgtaGACCTTGCATCGCGTTTTTGGGGTTTATTCGTTAattaacttgtaaagcatacaagccctaatgactTGTATGCAGAGTTTTTCTCTAATTATTATTGTATCAAAATTAATtggtgtaaaataattttatacctaCATCCAATTATATAACATCACATTATATTGACAACTTAAATGATTatccaaaaaatagatataattgtaCCATTATTTAAATTTTACACTTGCATTAAAATTGAACGCATTTGATGgtttatccaaatattttcttTCAAGTCATTAGGAAGGTTGCTACGTCAAACTTTGCAGAGTATAAATTTGTAATCTTATTTTATTGGGAAtagtaaatttattttatatttatatataaatattttaatatatatttactttttaatatatattttctaaaaatagttaatttaacgaattatttttgtaaatcttttttatttgtttgaattTCAAGGAGAAGCAAGGCAATGAAAGAAAAGGAGGGAGACGACTCAACGAAAGATCAAGCTCTTTCTTGTAACCGAGTTCATGAAGAGTGAAGACGTGCATGCCCAGAATCAAGAGAAGAAAAAGCGTCGGTGGATCACATCTCACTTTTCTTATTTACGCCCCCTTCTCCTTTTGTATTTTGATCTAAAGTCTTGGTATTTAGGTattcaaaagaaaaatcacaattCTTAATTACAAGGTCAAATTATCAACCCAAAATGCTGACCATAAACAAATATGAACACTTAAACCAAagcagattttttattttttttattaaagataggaAATTCGAACTAACAACTTTTTAAttgagtataaaaaaattatgacatTTGAAGGACAAAGCAGATTTTCTTAGCATGGTCTTGAgtgttttttatattaatattagatgCTGATACCAAATTCTGATATGCCAAgagacattattattattattattattattattattattattatatataagtcACTAAATATAACGAACACAACTTCATTTATCTATATTGGTTAAAGGGCCTTTAAACCAATGGCGAGCACTGATGATCCAATAAGAAACTATAAGAATTACCAAACATCCAAGAGCAATAGGGGTATAGTTAAGTGTCTCCATGGTTATTGGGTAGGAAACAGGCAGTGAGAAGAGTACTGAGATTATCACAACCCAGATAACTGCAACCCAGCCCACAATGAGCCCATACCGGCCCAAGTTGAAAGGCCCAGGCTCAAAATGCTTTGCTGCCAATGTCACTCTGAAGAATATTGGCAGGGCATATGCTATATAGATACTAATCACTGCTATTGACACTGTGGCCTGAAATGCTACCATGCTTCCAAGAGACTGCAATAGAATTAGAGTTGAGTTAGATACTTGCCAAGAACGAATTTCATACACACACATAGCATTGTTTATGTAGAATTGGTTAGCTCACAGTTAGTGGTTAGTTACAATTCTGTTATTTAGTTTCTACTTTCGGTTAGCACAACACTTGTACTAGAGACTATAAACTGAATAGTGCTTATGAATCTCTAGCAGAGTTAGATAAATACTAGTTCCTCTACATTGTTGCCAAGGACAAATAAGAGAAGATGTAGtttgaagagtattttgaaatttaaaatatttaatatttcttaacaaaataaaaaaaacacatacCGTTAGAGCCTTGCAAAATGAAATCAAAACAGAAAGCCAAACAGCATTTATAGGAACCTCCTCCTTATTAACTTGATGCCACAATGATGACAAGGGCATGGCCCCATCTCTTGAGAAAGCATAAGCCATCCTGTAAATATAAGCAACTAGAGATATTATAAAGCCTCTAATATGCAAATGCCAAATGCACAGCACCAAATTTCAGGTACATTTACCTTGAGTTGCTGGTAACTGAACCCATACCACAGAAAAATATGGCAACAGCAATAATCACCAAGCACATAATACCCCCAAATCCATGGCCATATCTTTTCTTGAATGCCATATAAAATATTTGAGCAATTGCATATCCACCAGCATCATTGTCTTGACTCAATAGGTAAGGGATATCAGTAACTGCAAAGGTAATGCCTAATATGTAACCAAATCCAAAAACAATAGATATTCCAACTGAGCTGATAATTCCTTTTGGTCCATTTATATCAGATCTCTTGGTTTCCTCCGTCTGAAAATTGAAGTTTTCAATAAGAGAAAAATCTTAGTCCAATCCTATAATCACTCAACCAGTCAAGTTAAATCTTAGAGATATTAGTGACTTAATTAGAGGTTAATTACTTCTGGATGTTGGCTACCACAATGTGTTAGTTTCTTGATAGTTACCATCCTATATGTAGTGTGTATCTCTAATGTAAATCTAAATCCCACCATTAACAAAATCCAATTCTAACTTTCTCAAATTTCCCATTGTTTATCTGTCAGCATGGATTATAACAGTAAATGAATAGCACCAATATTTTTGAAGTTGAAAATCAACTTATAAACTAATACTTAAATATTCACCATATGAGCTGATGCATCATACCCGGCTAGGGTATACTGACTCATAAGAAGTCCCAAAACAAATATGTAAGGTCTGCTATTGATTCCAACCCCATTATCTGTATTGAACTCGGTGAAAACAAACTTGGCACTCGCTTTTTTCGTTGCAACAGATGGGATCAGGATAATAAGCACAAAAACACCTGAAAGTTTTTCAAGTTCCAATTAGATATTCAAAATCTTTTCCCCTAAACTGAAAAAGAGAATTCAAATAGAAAAATTCTTCCTACCTACAACATTCCAAACAGTACCCAAGTTTGCCAAGAGTGATAACATTGAGATAGGGAGGCTGTTTATTATACCATGTAGGAGCAAAATCCCACCATGGATAGCAATAACTATATATTTAGATGCCACATATCCACCACCATTTTTCCCACCAGTACTAAGGAGAATGATAACCTGAATCAGTTGTGCTAGTGAGAAGTCTATACTTGTTGTCCCTGCCCACTGCaaatgaaaaaaatttcaaaacttaGTCAAATGGGTCATCAAAAACCTTCAAAAATACTAGATTatgtgatttttcaaaaatacctgGCCAATGATATTGAACCTGCATGGGAAACCAACATTGTGTTATATATACTCAGCAACTCATCATTTCTACTAGTGGAGAGGAATGAATTATGAATTGGCTCAATGTGCGACGAAGAATGAGTATGAAGAGAAATTTCATACCAGCCAGTGATCCAAGAGGCAAAGGGTGCCCATCGAGGACCAGCAAGCTTGGCACTCCAAAAGTAGAGACCACCAGAAGTTGGATATGCTGAACAAATCTCAGCCATTGATAGAGCAACAAGCATGGTGAAGATACAAACTACCAACCAGCCATACACCATCGAAACTGGACCACCATAGTTTAAACCAGTATTGTAAAGAGTACTTATACCAGTCAGCACGGATATAACAGAAAATGTAAGTGCAAAATTTGAGATGACCCTGCATGTTGGACAAATTTaggaatcaaaataaaaaaccgTGAATCCAACCCAAAACAAAATCCAAGTACTAAAACAAAAACTTACCATATTTTGTTAGTTAAAACAATCAATCATGTTCAGGTATTGAGATTCTATATAGATGTTAATCCATATACAaaaaatcaaacttaaaaatattggttaaaagaaaaagaacataccactcaaaagtaaaaaataatgaaattgttTTGTGGAAATGAAGTAAAATCAAATTTCATTCAGTAAATTTAAACAACTTTTCTCAATatcaattaaacaaaatttaaactaaaacttCTCAAACAAGTAGTTTATTTATAAGTGAAGTGAGTTTCTAATAGTAGTATTTCAAAATATCCTATTCTTGGGGTCTAAATAGCAAACTAGTTAGCAAATGAAAATGAAAGGTGAAAAAGGAGAGAACTTAACGAGAGATCACGCTTGAGCTCTTGCTTGTAGCCGAGTTCGTGAAGGCGGACAAGCCCAGAATCAAGAGAAGCAGCTTCACTATCAGATGGGATTGTCATCTTTTCAGTATTGCTGCTCTGTAGCTTTGCTTGCAGCAGTTACACTAAGCAGACAAACAGAGAAGCAAGGTCTTTAAGCACTCGCCGTTTGATCTTTGCCAGAATAAATAACGTTCTAGGTTGTCGTTTGTTGCTGACTTTCCCTCcattttttgtcatatttttctttaaaatattgTCCGGCCATTAACAAACATTTTATTTCAAGTCATTGGGAAGTTAGGTACGTCAAATTGTCAATAGTTAAactcaatttaaattaaaaaatcatgactactataattgatattttttaacttGAAAATCTATTTATAATTAATATGACAATCATGTTATgcgtatataaaaaaattaattattaaattaattatctatAAAAATTAAACAGCACACGTATTTAAATACATGACTATTGATTTTTGTAGTTATGATGACTCAAAAACATTTAAGATTGCTCTTTATAAAACTCTTGGAGACTTCGTAAATATGAACAGCGACTAATATGTATTTACAGATTTATCGGTGCTTTGCTCCTtgtttattcaattatttttctctctcccatTATGCTATTTTAAGGGAAAAATTAAACATGACAAATTAGTTTTGGACACACattttaaacctaacttaacaaTTACGTTTCACTAATAATCATTCAACCAACGATATATGATGTATAGAGTAATGTTAGTATATGTACTGGAAACAAGTGACTGTAAAAACTAAGCCATTATAAAGAAAGGATAACGAACTTACAAAGATATTTCTAATCCAATAAGAAGCTCAAAAGTTAAAACCAAAGAGATCGACATCCGCATATATATCTAACAGGATGATGCTAATGTCTATTATCTGCAACTAAAACTCAAACCCGTAAAATTTTTACACCCGGTGATCTTTCCAATCTCTTTACAGCAGTCAGTGTGTCCTGACATTTTGTGGTGCGCCTAACATGGGGCTTGAATCCCAGCTATTGCTTCGTGTATCTCCCTCCTGGTGAGGTGGGATATACAAAGTTACTGCCTGAAGCTCAGAGGACTGCACTCGCTGGCTGTCATTATTGGCGGAAGAGGGTCGAGCGGCATTATGAGATTCAGCCAACATCCGGAAATATGCATGAGGCCCCCACCCTGCATATGTGACAGTATCATATTATTCTTGAAAAATGAAATCAAGTAATCATTGATGAACAACACTTGTGTAAACAAGCCAAACGAAAAGCCATCTATGCTTCAAGACACCTGAATAACAGGGCCGAGGATCTTAGTCCTTAGACAATTAGACAAAAGATTGGCCGCATAAACAAAGACGCTAATCCATTGCTTAAATCGAAAGAAAACATCAGGTGACAAATTTTCACTCAGCTCCAACAAATTTACGTGGCAACAGTTAtgcaaaatatattatttactaaTCTAATAATAGTTTTGTTAATATCTATAGAAGCTTAAATCATATTAGGAACAGCATCAAATCATATGATCATAGAATATATAGGACACAGAACATGTTAAACATTCTTTTTTTGCAACACATACTAAACTTGCAGTATAAGATGTTAGATGTGACAGATTTTGCAACACATACTAGAAAGGATAACAATTCATAGTCATACCATCAGTGTCATATGGTGGTGGGAAGAATTGCAAGTAACAAAAGGAAGCAATTACACTCCCTGCATAGCAAAAGTCTGCATAAGAAACTTTACCAAAAGATTTACTTAaatgttaataataaatttaactttaaataacGAACCTATTAGGCCTCCAGCAAACACATCTTGCCAATGATGCCAATAATCATCAACACGAGAGACAGCAACCATAGATGCCATGAGGATTGGAAAGAAAACAAGACAGAGCTTTGCAATGTGACCGCTACGATCAAACGCCCTAACTTTTCCAGATAGATACCAAGACAGATAAACAAGACCAGCAAAGGACCCtggataaaacataaaataattaaaaaaaaataaaagcaaaaaaggagacTTTATTTTCTTATATTGTTGTCATTCATGTAGGAAGTAGTAAATTACAAAACAAGAACAGAATAACACATTCTTGAGATGGACCACCACACAAAAAATGCCAACTCTATGGGaagccctttttcaaaaatcacaaggtTGATAAACTAACTATTCTAATACCACCAAAACCTCAACCTTTTGCGTAAGTATATTATTCTTAAATAGGG includes:
- the LOC112712036 gene encoding amino-acid permease BAT1 homolog, whose product is MTIPSDSEAASLDSGLVRLHELGYKQELKRDLSVISNFALTFSVISVLTGISTLYNTGLNYGGPVSMVYGWLVVCIFTMLVALSMAEICSAYPTSGGLYFWSAKLAGPRWAPFASWITGWFNIIGQWAGTTSIDFSLAQLIQVIILLSTGGKNGGGYVASKYIVIAIHGGILLLHGIINSLPISMLSLLANLGTVWNVVGVFVLIILIPSVATKKASAKFVFTEFNTDNGVGINSRPYIFVLGLLMSQYTLAGYDASAHMTEETKRSDINGPKGIISSVGISIVFGFGYILGITFAVTDIPYLLSQDNDAGGYAIAQIFYMAFKKRYGHGFGGIMCLVIIAVAIFFCGMGSVTSNSRMAYAFSRDGAMPLSSLWHQVNKEEVPINAVWLSVLISFCKALTSLGSMVAFQATVSIAVISIYIAYALPIFFRVTLAAKHFEPGPFNLGRYGLIVGWVAVIWVVIISVLFSLPVSYPITMETLNYTPIALGCLVILIVSYWIISARHWFKGPLTNIDK